In the Natrinema amylolyticum genome, one interval contains:
- a CDS encoding ABC transporter ATP-binding protein codes for MSSEPLLRVENLKTQFFTEAGTVRAVDGISFEVREGEIVGLVGESGAGKSVASMSIMGLVESPGEIVAGEITYKGETIFGLEEGPNGELRKRDDALSNEEIRTRIRGNEIAVIFQDPMESLNPVFTVGGQLREFIELNRGLPEDEAKAEAIDMLREVGIPDPEERYEEYPHQFSGGMRQRVLIAMALACEPSLIIADEPTTALDVTVEGQILDLVDDLQAKYGTSFIWVTHDLGVVAEICDRVNVMYLGEIVEQAPVDELFYDTKHPYTNALLNSIPRPDRTVMDLEAIEGVMPEAIDPPPGCRFHPRCPDAREVCKRVHPEAKVVDDAGGEPHRAACVKHDAFDVGYDESPSLEGAAGNERAAATEEPESELAPNPTGDESGGEGRE; via the coding sequence ATGAGCTCCGAACCACTACTCCGCGTCGAGAACCTCAAGACCCAGTTCTTCACCGAGGCAGGCACAGTGCGCGCAGTCGACGGCATCTCCTTCGAGGTCCGCGAGGGCGAGATCGTCGGCCTCGTCGGCGAGAGCGGCGCCGGGAAGAGCGTCGCCTCGATGAGTATTATGGGGCTGGTCGAGAGCCCCGGCGAGATCGTCGCCGGCGAGATCACCTACAAGGGCGAGACGATCTTCGGCCTCGAGGAGGGCCCGAACGGCGAGTTGCGAAAGCGCGACGACGCCCTCTCGAACGAGGAGATCCGCACCAGAATCCGGGGCAACGAGATCGCGGTGATCTTCCAGGATCCGATGGAGTCGCTCAACCCCGTCTTCACGGTCGGGGGCCAACTGCGGGAGTTCATCGAACTCAACCGCGGGCTGCCCGAAGACGAGGCCAAAGCGGAAGCGATCGACATGCTTCGGGAGGTCGGCATTCCCGATCCGGAAGAGCGCTACGAGGAGTACCCCCACCAGTTCTCCGGCGGGATGCGCCAGCGCGTGCTGATCGCGATGGCACTGGCCTGCGAGCCGAGCCTCATCATCGCCGACGAGCCGACGACGGCCCTGGACGTCACCGTCGAGGGGCAGATCCTCGACCTCGTCGACGACCTCCAGGCGAAGTACGGGACGAGTTTCATCTGGGTCACCCACGATCTGGGCGTCGTCGCCGAGATCTGCGACCGGGTGAACGTCATGTACCTCGGCGAGATCGTCGAGCAAGCGCCCGTCGACGAGCTGTTCTACGACACTAAGCATCCCTACACGAACGCCCTGCTGAACTCGATTCCCCGCCCCGACCGGACCGTCATGGACCTCGAGGCGATCGAGGGCGTGATGCCCGAAGCGATCGACCCACCGCCGGGCTGTCGGTTCCATCCGCGCTGTCCCGACGCGCGCGAGGTGTGCAAGCGCGTCCATCCCGAAGCGAAAGTCGTCGACGACGCCGGCGGCGAGCCCCACCGGGCGGCCTGCGTGAAACACGACGCGTTCGACGTCGGCTACGACGAGAGCCCGTCGCTCGAGGGAGCGGCGGGCAACGAGAGAGCCGCGGCGACCGAGGAGCCGGAGTCCGAACTCGCGCCGAATCCGACGGGCGACGAGAGCGGAGGTGAGGGCCGTGAGTAG
- a CDS encoding ABC transporter permease encodes MAVGESQLESGTESAAEEEEVEARVGWRYTVARIKRDTTARWGLYVVTVVLLVAIYAVVDSNLSTLTFGRASDYTFARLLPIFDHPTHIPPPGEGTQHMPPYFPLAEQSWNPLPAGGTVEHPLGTDHTGRDYFTRIVYGTQVSVFVGIVSTFIGLAGGTVVGAVAGYYGGRVDDVLMRMVETVYAIPPLILIIVFTVFIGGANIWYAVLGVGIAFVPVFARIIRSRVLSVREMDYIEAARAAGVKDRDIIMRHVVPNSFAPVLVYATLQIGVTILIVAGLSFLGYGAQPPTPDWGQMLNIAHGYMHSNVWLSIWPGIAIMITIMGFNLFGDGLQDALDPRIDD; translated from the coding sequence ATGGCAGTCGGCGAATCACAACTCGAGAGCGGGACGGAATCGGCGGCCGAGGAGGAAGAGGTCGAGGCCCGCGTCGGCTGGCGATACACCGTCGCGCGGATCAAACGCGACACGACGGCCCGCTGGGGGCTGTACGTCGTGACCGTCGTGTTACTCGTCGCGATCTATGCCGTCGTGGACAGCAACCTCTCGACGCTCACGTTCGGCCGCGCGTCGGATTACACGTTCGCGCGGCTGTTGCCCATCTTCGACCATCCGACGCACATCCCCCCGCCGGGCGAGGGCACGCAGCATATGCCGCCGTACTTCCCGCTGGCCGAGCAGTCGTGGAACCCGCTGCCGGCGGGCGGTACCGTCGAACACCCGCTGGGGACCGACCACACCGGGCGGGACTACTTCACGAGGATCGTCTACGGGACGCAGGTGTCGGTGTTCGTCGGGATCGTCTCGACGTTCATCGGACTCGCCGGCGGAACGGTCGTCGGTGCCGTCGCCGGCTACTACGGCGGCCGAGTCGACGACGTCCTGATGCGGATGGTCGAGACGGTGTACGCGATCCCCCCGCTGATCCTCATCATCGTCTTCACCGTCTTCATCGGCGGGGCGAACATCTGGTACGCAGTGCTCGGCGTCGGCATCGCGTTCGTCCCCGTCTTCGCCCGGATCATCCGGAGCCGGGTCCTGAGCGTCCGCGAAATGGACTACATCGAAGCGGCGCGAGCGGCCGGCGTGAAGGATCGGGACATCATCATGCGACACGTCGTGCCCAACAGCTTCGCGCCGGTGCTTGTGTACGCGACGCTCCAGATCGGCGTGACGATCCTCATCGTCGCCGGGCTCTCCTTCCTCGGCTACGGCGCACAGCCGCCGACCCCCGACTGGGGCCAGATGCTCAACATCGCCCACGGCTACATGCACTCGAACGTCTGGCTCTCGATCTGGCCGGGCATCGCGATCATGATCACCATCATGGGCTTCAACCTGTTCGGCGACGGCCTGCAGGACGCCCTCGACCCCCGAATCGACGACTGA
- a CDS encoding ABC transporter substrate-binding protein, protein MVPNQSTTRRRLLGSGAAVSAAVIAGCIGGGGGGNGEQFHFTQEQSREEQFDPVVSNDAYSFQVINLVFDGLYEFGEGLELQPKLATGEPTVERDGTRYIFEIEEAAEFHNGDDVTAADVAHSFTAPVEEETENASEYNMIESTEVIDDYQLQVDLGEDPYGPFELQTMGVTVVPESVRTEDREAFNTDPVGSGPFTFADLQENEYVEIERWDDYWDDLEPNLEQVRFVAHDDEAGRVSDIRAENTDAIAGIPNDDWDVLENEDGVNLHSAESPTFMYMAFNCNEGPTTNPEVRRAIAHSFSMQDFIESNAANVTSPMYSPIPPVVNEVWEFPQDEYQEMLPSYDPDQAQSLLDEHAPDGFTPTIITPEGIRAQLAERIATRLDEIGYGADVQVLDFATLVDTYTSGNADDYQMYLLGWTGGPDPDFYLYPLFHESQAGTNQGHYYGGSDGFHQAIADGRNSADQQERYDLYEPVIREIVEQLPALPAFTQDNTMASRDYVQDLQAHPEVTRNPDLIADHANVSME, encoded by the coding sequence ATGGTGCCGAATCAATCAACGACGCGACGGCGACTCCTCGGTTCGGGGGCCGCCGTCTCGGCGGCAGTTATCGCAGGGTGCATCGGTGGCGGTGGTGGCGGTAACGGGGAGCAGTTTCACTTCACGCAGGAACAGTCGCGCGAGGAGCAGTTCGACCCCGTCGTCTCGAACGACGCGTACAGCTTTCAGGTGATCAACCTCGTCTTCGACGGGCTCTACGAGTTCGGTGAGGGACTCGAGTTGCAGCCCAAACTCGCGACGGGCGAGCCGACCGTCGAGCGCGACGGCACCCGGTACATCTTCGAGATCGAGGAGGCCGCGGAGTTCCACAACGGCGACGACGTGACCGCCGCGGACGTCGCCCACTCGTTTACCGCACCCGTCGAAGAGGAGACGGAGAACGCCTCTGAGTACAACATGATCGAGAGCACTGAGGTCATCGACGACTACCAGTTACAGGTCGATCTCGGTGAGGACCCCTACGGTCCGTTCGAACTCCAGACGATGGGCGTGACGGTGGTCCCCGAGTCGGTTCGGACCGAGGACCGCGAGGCGTTCAACACGGATCCGGTCGGCTCCGGTCCGTTCACGTTCGCCGACCTCCAGGAGAACGAGTACGTCGAGATCGAACGGTGGGACGACTACTGGGACGACCTCGAGCCGAACTTAGAGCAGGTCCGCTTCGTCGCCCACGACGACGAGGCTGGGCGGGTCTCGGACATCCGAGCGGAGAACACGGACGCCATCGCGGGCATTCCGAACGACGACTGGGACGTCCTCGAGAACGAGGACGGCGTGAACCTCCACTCGGCGGAGAGTCCGACGTTCATGTACATGGCCTTCAACTGTAACGAGGGGCCGACGACGAACCCCGAGGTGCGACGGGCCATCGCCCACTCGTTCTCGATGCAGGACTTCATCGAGTCCAACGCGGCGAACGTGACCTCGCCGATGTACAGCCCGATTCCGCCGGTGGTCAACGAGGTCTGGGAGTTTCCCCAGGACGAGTACCAGGAGATGCTGCCGTCGTACGATCCGGATCAGGCCCAGTCGCTGCTCGACGAACACGCGCCGGACGGCTTCACGCCGACGATCATCACGCCGGAGGGGATCCGCGCGCAACTGGCGGAACGGATCGCGACCCGACTCGACGAGATCGGCTACGGAGCCGACGTACAGGTGCTCGACTTCGCGACGCTGGTCGACACCTACACCAGCGGGAACGCCGACGACTACCAGATGTACCTGCTGGGCTGGACCGGCGGCCCCGACCCCGACTTCTACCTCTACCCGCTGTTCCACGAGAGTCAGGCGGGGACGAACCAGGGCCACTACTACGGCGGCAGTGACGGCTTCCACCAGGCGATCGCCGACGGGCGTAACTCGGCGGATCAGCAGGAGCGATACGACCTCTACGAACCCGTCATTCGGGAAATCGTCGAACAGCTGCCCGCGCTGCCCGCGTTCACGCAGGACAACACGATGGCCTCGCGGGACTACGTCCAGGACCTCCAGGCCCACCCGGAGGTCACGAGGAACCCGGACCTCATCGCGGACCACGCGAACGTGTCGATGGAGTGA
- a CDS encoding DUF7556 family protein codes for MATNPHAMASDDTIVGSIDSTAASDEYVIADISADGAWLSMQADDAPTLPAWR; via the coding sequence ATGGCGACGAACCCCCACGCCATGGCGTCCGATGATACGATCGTCGGTTCGATCGACTCGACGGCCGCGAGCGACGAGTACGTCATCGCGGATATCTCCGCGGACGGTGCCTGGCTGTCGATGCAGGCAGACGACGCACCGACGCTTCCGGCCTGGCGATAA
- a CDS encoding PPC domain-containing DNA-binding protein — protein sequence MNYRAVETTGEYVARLETGADWRAEIESLADDVEADAAWFTALGAVQDAELWFYDQDECEYYPIEFDEPLEVAGCTGNVSWLDDERFAHTHAVLSDDEGTTYAGHLNEATVWAGEVHMRVFEDPLEREYDETTELDLWL from the coding sequence ATGAACTACCGAGCCGTCGAAACCACGGGTGAGTACGTCGCCCGCCTCGAGACGGGTGCCGACTGGCGGGCCGAGATCGAGTCGCTCGCGGACGACGTCGAGGCCGACGCCGCCTGGTTCACCGCGCTCGGCGCGGTCCAGGACGCCGAACTGTGGTTCTACGATCAGGACGAGTGCGAGTACTATCCGATCGAATTCGACGAGCCGCTCGAGGTCGCCGGCTGTACCGGGAACGTCTCCTGGTTGGATGACGAACGGTTCGCCCACACGCACGCGGTCCTCTCGGACGACGAGGGAACCACCTACGCCGGCCACCTGAACGAGGCCACCGTCTGGGCCGGCGAGGTCCACATGCGCGTCTTCGAGGACCCCCTCGAGCGCGAGTACGACGAGACCACCGAACTGGACCTCTGGCTCTGA
- a CDS encoding CBS domain-containing protein: protein MNVADAMTPREDVVTADLPGTRSDVLEYLQERSFSSVPVVKPTDDGPEYRGLISRETLIEEPDEDQLVMLMEEGVPTTTAETSLEDVARTMVEAGARRVPVVDGEFEGIVTVTDVIHAIATGDQETEGTVESYASEDVNTTYEGAPLPVAERELSYANVPYTVALDDDGRMSGVLTEVDILEVARIVEGEEETGDNFGDQDDEWSWEGIKAVGSRYLPTRDIEIPAGPIREFMSDDVVTVSGQTSIQEAAQRMITNDIEQIPLVTGEELVGIVCDVDLLEVLYE from the coding sequence ATGAACGTAGCCGACGCGATGACGCCCCGCGAGGACGTGGTCACCGCCGACCTGCCGGGTACTCGCTCGGACGTGCTCGAGTACCTGCAAGAACGGTCGTTCTCGTCCGTGCCGGTCGTCAAACCGACCGACGACGGCCCGGAGTACCGCGGTCTCATTTCGCGAGAGACGCTCATCGAGGAGCCGGACGAGGACCAGCTCGTGATGCTGATGGAAGAAGGCGTCCCGACGACGACCGCCGAGACGAGCCTCGAAGACGTCGCGCGGACGATGGTCGAAGCGGGCGCGCGCCGCGTGCCGGTCGTCGACGGCGAGTTCGAGGGGATCGTCACCGTCACGGACGTCATCCACGCGATCGCGACGGGCGATCAGGAGACCGAGGGCACCGTCGAGTCCTACGCCAGCGAGGACGTGAACACGACCTACGAGGGCGCACCGCTGCCGGTCGCCGAACGGGAACTCTCCTACGCGAACGTCCCCTACACCGTCGCGCTGGACGACGACGGGCGGATGAGCGGCGTCCTGACCGAGGTCGACATTCTCGAGGTCGCCCGGATCGTCGAGGGCGAGGAGGAGACGGGCGACAACTTCGGGGATCAGGACGACGAGTGGTCCTGGGAGGGGATCAAGGCGGTCGGTAGCCGCTATCTCCCCACGCGGGACATCGAGATTCCGGCGGGACCGATCCGGGAGTTCATGAGCGACGACGTCGTGACGGTCTCGGGCCAGACGTCGATTCAGGAGGCCGCACAGCGGATGATCACGAACGACATCGAACAGATCCCGCTGGTCACGGGCGAGGAACTCGTCGGCATCGTCTGCGACGTCGACCTGCTGGAGGTACTCTATGAGTGA
- a CDS encoding dolichol kinase: MADELKRRLVHASGSGLVALYLLANYLELGLTWTRFQVLMVVLAAGALVLEFLRLQIGLDWRLYDVLTREYEQDNPAAYALYLLSMAAVVVVFEPDIALPAMLMLALGDPISGMVSDNTLQRVKPPKVLGTMFLVSTIIAIPFLPITAALVAAIGATLADGVTLEIRTYIIDDNLTIPIYAACLAFLVLEFTPVSL; the protein is encoded by the coding sequence ATGGCCGACGAACTGAAGCGGCGACTCGTCCACGCCAGCGGCTCGGGGCTAGTCGCCCTCTATCTGCTCGCCAACTATCTCGAACTCGGGCTTACCTGGACCCGATTTCAGGTCCTCATGGTCGTCCTCGCGGCCGGCGCGCTCGTCCTCGAGTTCCTGCGGCTCCAGATCGGGCTCGACTGGCGGCTCTACGACGTGCTCACCCGCGAGTACGAGCAGGACAATCCCGCCGCCTACGCACTGTACCTGCTCAGCATGGCCGCCGTCGTGGTGGTCTTCGAGCCGGATATCGCCCTGCCCGCGATGTTGATGCTCGCACTCGGAGATCCGATCAGCGGGATGGTATCGGACAACACCCTCCAGCGGGTCAAGCCGCCGAAAGTGCTCGGGACGATGTTTCTCGTCTCGACGATCATCGCGATTCCGTTTCTGCCGATCACGGCGGCGCTGGTCGCCGCGATCGGAGCGACGCTCGCCGACGGCGTGACCCTCGAGATCCGCACCTACATCATCGACGACAACCTGACGATCCCGATCTACGCCGCCTGTCTGGCCTTCCTCGTCCTCGAGTTCACGCCGGTATCGCTGTAG
- the glyS gene encoding glycine--tRNA ligase, which translates to MSEHEHADATESEPAATSEKLVELAKRRGYFFQSSGAYGGVGGFYTFGPQGAALKGNVEDAWRDRFAVAEGNMEIDAPTIMPEPVFEASGHLDGFDDMLVECPECGESHRADHVVEDNTEYEDAESLPIPEVEEVIAEYELVCPTCGAGLAGQAVDSFNLMFATNIGPGDSDPGYLRPETAQGIFVEFPRLKEYARNQLPFGVTQIGRAYRNEISPRRSIIRTREFTQAELEYFIDPEADEPDLSGVEDVDVTLYPASEQNAEDGEAVETTIGEAVEEGIITDPWVAYFLGVAKPWYESVGVDMDRFRYRQHLSGERAHYASDCWDAESEIDGNWIEMAGFAHRGNYDLSKHAEHSGDRFTVFKQYDEPKTVERATVDPDMSYLGPEFGGDAQAVVGKLEDLAARDRSAFDGDAVEIELEGETHEIPVEKTGFAVEEQTESGEHVTPHVVEPSFGVDRTVYTVLHHAYREDEVAGEERTFLDLEPEVAPTFVGVFPLQNDDELEAQANEIVDDLRAAGLSVTYDDSGNIGRRYRRQDEVGTPFCVTVDYETIENEETTATVRERDTTDQKRLPVDDLAETLAAIRAGDLAFDELEE; encoded by the coding sequence ATGAGTGAGCACGAACACGCGGACGCGACCGAGAGCGAGCCGGCGGCGACGAGCGAGAAACTGGTCGAACTGGCCAAGCGGCGAGGCTACTTCTTCCAGTCTTCCGGGGCCTACGGCGGCGTCGGCGGCTTCTACACCTTCGGCCCGCAGGGCGCGGCGCTGAAGGGCAACGTCGAGGACGCCTGGCGCGATCGCTTCGCGGTCGCGGAGGGCAACATGGAGATCGACGCGCCGACGATCATGCCCGAGCCCGTCTTCGAGGCGTCGGGCCACCTGGACGGCTTCGACGACATGCTCGTCGAGTGTCCGGAGTGCGGCGAGAGCCACCGCGCGGACCACGTCGTCGAGGACAACACCGAGTACGAGGACGCCGAGAGCCTCCCCATTCCCGAGGTCGAGGAGGTCATCGCCGAGTACGAACTCGTCTGCCCGACCTGCGGGGCCGGACTCGCGGGACAGGCCGTCGACTCGTTCAACCTCATGTTCGCGACGAACATCGGCCCCGGCGACTCCGATCCCGGCTACCTGCGCCCCGAGACGGCACAGGGCATCTTCGTCGAGTTCCCGCGACTCAAGGAGTACGCGCGCAATCAGCTCCCCTTCGGCGTGACCCAGATCGGCCGGGCCTATCGCAACGAGATCAGCCCCCGCCGCTCGATCATCCGCACGCGCGAGTTCACCCAGGCCGAACTCGAGTACTTCATCGATCCGGAGGCCGACGAGCCGGACCTCTCCGGCGTCGAAGACGTCGATGTCACGCTGTACCCGGCCAGCGAACAGAACGCCGAGGACGGCGAGGCCGTCGAGACGACGATCGGCGAGGCGGTCGAGGAGGGCATCATCACGGACCCGTGGGTGGCCTACTTCCTCGGCGTCGCGAAACCGTGGTACGAATCGGTCGGCGTCGACATGGATCGATTCCGCTACCGCCAGCACCTCTCGGGCGAGCGGGCCCACTACGCCAGCGACTGCTGGGACGCCGAAAGCGAGATCGACGGCAACTGGATCGAGATGGCTGGCTTCGCCCACCGCGGAAACTACGACCTCTCGAAGCACGCCGAACACTCCGGCGATCGGTTCACGGTCTTCAAGCAGTACGACGAACCGAAGACCGTCGAGCGCGCCACCGTCGACCCCGACATGAGCTATCTGGGGCCGGAGTTCGGCGGCGACGCACAGGCAGTGGTCGGGAAGCTCGAGGACCTCGCGGCCCGCGATCGCTCCGCGTTCGACGGCGACGCGGTCGAGATCGAGCTCGAGGGCGAGACCCACGAGATCCCCGTCGAAAAGACCGGTTTCGCGGTCGAGGAGCAGACGGAGTCCGGCGAGCACGTCACGCCCCACGTCGTCGAACCCTCCTTCGGCGTGGACCGGACGGTCTACACCGTGCTCCACCACGCATACCGCGAGGACGAGGTCGCCGGCGAGGAGCGGACCTTCCTCGACCTCGAGCCCGAGGTCGCGCCGACCTTCGTCGGCGTCTTCCCGCTGCAGAACGACGACGAACTCGAGGCGCAGGCGAACGAGATCGTCGACGACCTGCGCGCGGCCGGCCTCTCCGTGACCTACGACGATTCAGGCAACATCGGTCGGCGCTACCGCCGTCAGGACGAGGTCGGCACGCCGTTCTGCGTGACCGTCGACTACGAGACCATCGAGAACGAGGAGACGACCGCCACGGTCCGCGAGCGGGACACGACCGACCAGAAGCGGCTGCCGGTCGACGACCTCGCCGAGACGCTGGCGGCGATTCGCGCCGGCGACCTCGCGTTCGACGAACTCGAGGAGTAA
- a CDS encoding ABC transporter permease, with amino-acid sequence MKLLKYTIYRLLQAVPVLIGISVITFLLANLGPGDPVSLMLQGQEHSEELVRAIERRYGLDRPLHERYVTYMAGLLQGDLGRSIHYQRPVAALMMDRIGPTLLLVLSAYAFALVTAIPLGIVAADRRNEPTDHASRIAALVGVSTPSFWIGIVLILIFAVKLGWLPSSGLYYPWRPPESYPGIDGHLELYYESARHLLLPMIALGTLQMATIMRVERTQMIESLQGEYVKLARAYGVPERTILRKHAFQVAQLPIITIVGLNLSTAIGGAVLVETVFNINGMGQLFVEAIQQNDYQLVMGVTMMLGVLFVVGVVITDISYAYVDPRVTYGERE; translated from the coding sequence ATGAAACTGCTCAAATACACCATATACCGGCTCCTACAGGCGGTCCCCGTCCTGATCGGGATCTCCGTCATCACGTTCCTGCTCGCCAACTTGGGCCCGGGCGATCCGGTCAGCCTCATGCTCCAGGGACAGGAGCACAGCGAGGAACTGGTCAGAGCGATCGAACGGCGATACGGTCTCGACAGACCGCTCCACGAGCGATACGTGACCTACATGGCCGGCCTGCTACAGGGGGATCTCGGCCGGAGCATCCACTACCAGCGGCCGGTTGCCGCCCTGATGATGGACCGGATCGGGCCGACCCTCCTGTTGGTCCTGTCGGCGTACGCGTTCGCGCTGGTGACGGCGATTCCGCTCGGTATCGTGGCCGCCGACCGACGCAACGAACCGACCGATCACGCCTCGCGGATCGCGGCGCTCGTCGGCGTCAGCACCCCGTCGTTCTGGATCGGGATCGTCCTGATCCTGATCTTCGCCGTCAAGCTCGGCTGGCTCCCCTCGAGCGGGCTCTACTACCCGTGGCGACCGCCGGAGTCCTATCCGGGGATCGACGGTCACCTCGAGCTCTACTACGAGTCGGCCAGACACCTGCTGTTGCCGATGATCGCGCTCGGAACGTTGCAGATGGCGACGATCATGCGCGTCGAGCGCACGCAGATGATCGAGTCGCTGCAGGGCGAGTACGTCAAACTGGCTCGCGCGTACGGCGTGCCCGAGCGGACGATCCTGCGAAAGCACGCCTTCCAAGTGGCGCAGCTACCGATCATCACGATCGTCGGTCTCAACCTGTCGACGGCGATCGGCGGCGCGGTGCTGGTCGAGACGGTGTTCAACATCAACGGGATGGGACAGCTGTTCGTCGAGGCGATTCAGCAGAACGACTACCAACTGGTCATGGGCGTCACGATGATGCTCGGCGTGTTATTCGTCGTGGGCGTCGTCATTACCGATATCTCGTACGCGTACGTCGACCCGCGAGTCACCTACGGTGAGAGGGAGTAA
- a CDS encoding ABC transporter ATP-binding protein, with product MSSGIRLDEDSGYDSDEALLELDGVAKYFDQESGLFAGLQFDSSRFPPIRIDRETVRAVDDVSLEIQPGETLGLVGESGCGKSTLGRTILRLLEPTEGDIYFKGENLADLGGEALRRTRSDMQMIFQDPQSSLDPRMKVGQIIEEPMRAHDMLDDEGREARAKDLLERVGLDPRHYNRHPHAFSGGQRQRINLARALSVDPDFVVCDEPVSALDVSIQAQVLNTMERLQDEFGLTYLFIAHDLSVIRHISDRVAVMYLGHIVEVAAKEELFENPQHPYTRALLESIPVPDPREGGSRGVLEGEVPSPVDPPSGCRFRTRCPRLIAPDAYDWTGEEWVRTRAFMRAVKRRTFEPMPAARIETEFFDGALPRGEAGSIVEEAIDLVATDGGAGGDSGDDESERWEAATDLLLESFAEQSVCARERPAYELESEYGDGDHFAACHLHR from the coding sequence GTGAGTAGCGGGATTCGATTAGACGAGGACAGCGGCTACGACAGCGACGAAGCGCTGCTCGAACTCGACGGTGTCGCGAAGTACTTCGATCAGGAGTCGGGGCTCTTCGCGGGCCTGCAGTTCGATTCGAGCCGGTTCCCGCCGATCAGGATCGACCGGGAGACCGTCAGAGCCGTCGACGACGTCTCCCTCGAGATTCAGCCCGGCGAGACGCTCGGGCTCGTCGGCGAGTCCGGCTGCGGGAAGAGCACCCTCGGGCGGACGATCCTGCGTCTGCTCGAGCCGACGGAGGGAGACATCTACTTCAAGGGAGAGAACCTGGCCGACCTCGGCGGCGAGGCCCTGCGACGGACGCGCTCGGACATGCAGATGATCTTCCAGGACCCCCAGTCCTCGCTCGATCCGCGGATGAAGGTCGGCCAGATCATCGAGGAGCCGATGCGGGCCCACGACATGTTAGACGACGAAGGGCGGGAAGCGCGGGCGAAGGACCTCCTCGAGCGGGTGGGGCTCGATCCGCGCCACTACAACCGCCATCCCCATGCCTTCTCCGGCGGACAGCGCCAGCGGATCAACCTCGCGCGGGCGCTGTCGGTCGATCCCGACTTTGTGGTCTGTGACGAGCCCGTCTCCGCGCTGGACGTCTCCATTCAGGCGCAGGTGCTGAACACGATGGAACGGCTCCAGGACGAGTTCGGACTCACCTACCTCTTCATCGCTCACGACCTCTCGGTCATTCGGCATATCAGCGACCGCGTAGCGGTGATGTACCTCGGTCACATCGTCGAGGTCGCGGCGAAGGAGGAGCTGTTCGAGAACCCACAGCACCCGTACACGCGCGCCCTGCTCGAGTCGATTCCCGTCCCCGATCCGCGGGAAGGCGGCTCGCGCGGCGTGCTCGAGGGTGAGGTGCCGAGCCCGGTCGATCCGCCCTCGGGCTGTCGGTTCCGGACGCGGTGTCCACGGCTGATCGCTCCCGACGCGTACGACTGGACCGGTGAGGAGTGGGTGCGGACGCGAGCGTTCATGCGAGCGGTCAAGCGGCGGACGTTCGAACCGATGCCGGCCGCCCGGATCGAGACCGAGTTCTTCGACGGAGCCCTGCCGCGGGGCGAGGCGGGATCGATCGTCGAGGAGGCGATCGACCTCGTCGCGACCGACGGCGGAGCCGGCGGGGACAGCGGGGACGACGAATCCGAACGGTGGGAGGCGGCGACCGACCTGTTGCTCGAGTCCTTCGCCGAGCAGAGCGTCTGTGCGCGCGAACGGCCAGCGTACGAACTCGAGTCCGAGTACGGCGACGGCGATCACTTCGCGGCCTGTCACCTGCACCGGTGA